In Opisthocomus hoazin isolate bOpiHoa1 chromosome 3, bOpiHoa1.hap1, whole genome shotgun sequence, a genomic segment contains:
- the LOC142360792 gene encoding zinc finger CCCH domain-containing protein 3-like: MTSKRGAGAGAAAGMEERERLWRQIRLLQGLINDHKNAHGDAPRPLPSTPPRWNNPRQPPFSRRGTFSARYPQQPPRDFQLRQGHSWRKKYSLVNRRPGSACDDGRGGSASTSQAFGSHGDSQAPEPPDSSPERHVDLTTDGNIVVGIQLPQRAGPFVDTKGFADVDSYCEFSVVAAAGDSKNVQKSPYANRNEERRPSLSVSFSSSHRLVSSAYVSVSDKPRTVRLADDVAGSSLAARRSTGESAVALRSEPQQPSALPDREPARHLVRRKAEPPGQSGCEQVRDALREPKLFGNGETCSRPAQAATLGAGMTLTKSRFSVVPKAPGVPRAASTPVSSKAPKFRKTNYTWVANPGKCSRTVKRWVSPRASESAKKVAGGADRGAKLSPKADLGAKLRKSGLQSKLGVSPSKYKWKASSLQTSPSTSKSAFRWRSEDHKKPPVPNLPRVGAAPPPLSAASVGLGGVKSSFGDTSLSSYKVKSRTKIIKRKGNLGSPMDKKTSSSPTTPLKSHFHLRKKNSSRGKPSATLKRSSPRGLVQITKHRLCRLPATRMQVSTKEEKPLGFGNGLPGLLRGESAGFGPGVNIEEQKFGWNEAVLKLLLAFNVALLDLQTSHSKFGGDVITDKWLHLPEYSVF; the protein is encoded by the exons ATGACGTCAaagcgcggggcgggtgcgggggCCGCTGCggggatggaggagagggagaggctgTGGCGGCAGATCCGCCTGCTGCAGG GTCTCATAAATGACCATAAAAACGCGCATGGGGACGCGCCGCGGCCGCTGCCATCCACGCCGCCGAGGTGGAACAACCCCCGCCAGCCTCCCTTCAGCAGGAGGGGGACATTTTCGGCCAGGTacccccagcagcctcccagggATTTCCAGCTGCGCCAGGGCCactcctggagaaaaaaatattccctCGTCAACCGGCGGCCGGGATCGGCGTGCGACGATGGACGCGGTGGAAGTGCCAGCACGTCTCAGGCTTTTGGAAGCCATGGGGACAGCCAGGCACCCGAGCCACCGGATTCCTCCCCGGAGAGACATGTGGACTTAACCACAGATGGTAACATAGTTGTGGGGATCCAGCTGCCGCAGAGGGCTGGCCCGTTCGTAGATACAAAAGGTTTTGCTGATGTGGATTCTTACTGTGAGTTTTCGGTGGTCGCTGCTGCGGGTGACAGTAAAAATGTGCAGAAATCTCCGTACGCGAACCGAAACGAAGAAAGAAGACCCTCTCTCTCCGTTTCGTTTAGTTCATCTCACCGGCTCGTGAGCTCAGCGTACGTGAGCGTGTCGGATAAGCCCAGAACGGTGCGTCTGGCCGACGACGTGGCCGGGAGCTCCCTCGCCGCCCGCCGAAGCACGGGCGAAAGCGCCGTCGCGCTGAGATCGGAGCCGCAGCAGCCTTCGGCGTTGCCAGATCGCGAGCCGGCTCGGCACTTGGTACGGAGGAAGGCTGAACCGCCAGGGCAGTCTGGTTGTGAGCAAGTCAGGGATGCTCTCAGAGAGCCGAAGCTGTTTGGAAATGGTGAGACGTGCTCTCGACCTGCTCAGGCTGCGACTTTGGGGGCTGGGATGACTCTAACGAAGAGCAGGTTTTCCGTAGTCCCTAAAGCTCCTGGTGTTCCAAGAGCTGCCTCAACACCAGTCTCCAGTAAAGCTCCGAAGTTCAGGAAAACTAATTACACGTGGGTCGCAAACCCTGGTAAATGCTCTCGTACTGTGAAGAGATGGGTCAGCCCTAGAGCTTCTGAAAGTGCGAAGAAGGTCGCTGGCGGAGCAGACAGAGGTGCTAAACTGTCGCCAAAAGCCGACTTGGGAGCAAAGCTGAGGAAATCGGGACTGCAGTCCAAACTGGGTGTTTCTCCCAGCAAGTATAAGTGGAAAGCCTCCAGCCTGCAGACCTCGCCCTCCACCTCCAAGTCGGCGTTCAGGTGGCGATCCGAGGATCACAAAAAGCCTCCGGTCCCCAACCTCCCTCGAgtcggggccgccccgccgcctctgAGCGCTGCGTCTGTCGGTCTCGGCGGAGTGAAGTCCTCCTTCGGTGACACCTCGCTGTCCAGTTATAAAGTGAAGAGTCGGACAAAAATCATCAAGAGAAAAGGAAACTTGGG TTCCCCAATGGATAAGAAGACCAGCTCCTCACCCACCACTCCTCTGAAAAGCCACTTCCATCTCAGGAAGAAAAACTCCTCGCGGGGGAAACCTTCTGCGACGCTGAAACGCTCCTCGCCCAGGGGACTGGTGCAGATCACCAAGCACAGGCTCTGCAGGCTGCCGGCCACCAGGATGCAGGTCTCCACCAAGGAAG AGAAGCCTCTTGGATTTGGAAATGGGTTACCGGGTCTTCTGAGAGGTGAATCTGCTGGTTTTGGTCCTGGGGTGAACATTGAGGAGCAGAAGTTTGGCTGGA ACGAGGCCGTTTTAAAGCTGCTTCTTGCTTTTAACGTGGCTTTGCTGGACTTGCAGACATCACATAGCAAG TTCGGTGGCGACGTTATCACGGACAAGTGGCTTCACCTGCCCGAGTATTCAGTTTTCTAA